In Brevibacillus brevis NBRC 100599, a single genomic region encodes these proteins:
- a CDS encoding DUF2161 domain-containing phosphodiesterase: MEPKAEKKYEADMYEPIRNYFVAQGYDVFGEVKHCDLTAMKDEELIIVEFKRNLSVELLIQATKRQRYTDFVYMAIPKPKYKLFSKKWQDICYLVRRLELGLILVSFPKRGPAVMEVNISPGPFDRVKSKQFNQKKRNRIIEEMRGRYGDYNVGGSYQTKLMTAYKQSCIQIATLLQQYGPLSPKLLKSKGAGEKTSSILIQNHYGWFTRVQRGLYAITPTGEREIAEYPELIAYYQEQAEEIHGTLTLGSELPSSSTTKAQSRKKKQR; encoded by the coding sequence ATGGAACCGAAAGCAGAGAAAAAATATGAAGCTGACATGTACGAACCGATTCGAAATTATTTTGTCGCGCAAGGATATGACGTTTTTGGCGAGGTCAAGCATTGCGATTTAACAGCCATGAAAGACGAGGAACTGATCATTGTTGAATTTAAGCGCAACCTAAGTGTGGAATTGCTCATACAGGCGACCAAGCGACAACGCTATACCGATTTTGTTTATATGGCAATTCCGAAGCCCAAATACAAATTGTTTTCGAAAAAATGGCAAGATATATGCTACTTGGTTAGACGTCTTGAGCTCGGTCTTATTCTCGTGTCCTTTCCAAAAAGAGGGCCAGCAGTCATGGAAGTGAATATTTCACCGGGACCGTTTGATCGGGTAAAAAGCAAGCAATTCAATCAAAAAAAGCGAAACCGCATCATTGAAGAGATGCGGGGAAGATACGGCGATTACAATGTTGGCGGCAGTTATCAAACCAAGCTCATGACGGCCTATAAGCAGAGCTGCATTCAAATCGCGACGTTGCTTCAGCAGTATGGACCGTTATCGCCTAAATTACTCAAAAGTAAGGGGGCGGGGGAGAAAACCTCGTCGATTCTTATCCAAAATCATTATGGGTGGTTTACTCGTGTGCAACGAGGGCTGTATGCGATCACGCCGACAGGAGAGAGAGAAATTGCGGAGTACCCTGAGCTTATTGCTTACTATCAAGAACAAGCGGAGGAAATACACGGTACACTTACTCTAGGCTCAGAGTTGCCATCTTCATCAACTACCAAAGCACAATCCAGAAAGAAAAAACAAAGGTAG
- a CDS encoding 4-hydroxyproline epimerase codes for MKATRVFTTIDTHTGGNPTRTVISGLPKLTGATMGEKMLQMKAEYDWIRTFLMYEPRGHDVMSGALIVDPCHPDADVGVIYIETGGYLPMCGHDTIGLCTALVETGMIPVTEPVTKLTLDTPAGLVEVDIQVEGGKAKEVSFVNIPAFLYQKDVTVEVEGIGAVTCDIAYGGNFYAITDARKLHLELTPAHASTIVDTAVAIRKALNQAMEIVHPEKPFIRGLTHVEFYTAPDNPGADVKNTVVVPPGGIDRSPCGTGTSAKLATLFAKGEIGIDEPFVHESIVGSLFTGRVLQVTKEGGLPAVITRIAGSAWLMGKHTIFYNPEDELANGFLLIPAATDH; via the coding sequence ATGAAAGCAACGAGAGTGTTTACCACCATTGACACGCATACCGGGGGAAACCCTACCCGCACGGTAATCAGTGGTCTGCCAAAGCTTACCGGAGCCACGATGGGAGAAAAAATGCTCCAGATGAAGGCTGAATACGACTGGATTCGCACGTTTTTGATGTATGAGCCGCGCGGGCATGATGTGATGTCCGGGGCCTTGATCGTCGATCCATGCCATCCAGATGCAGATGTAGGAGTGATCTATATCGAGACGGGCGGATACTTGCCGATGTGTGGCCACGATACGATCGGTCTATGTACCGCGCTGGTGGAGACAGGTATGATCCCTGTGACCGAGCCGGTGACAAAGCTTACGCTCGATACGCCGGCAGGATTGGTCGAGGTAGACATACAGGTAGAGGGAGGGAAAGCCAAGGAAGTATCGTTTGTGAACATTCCAGCCTTCCTCTATCAAAAAGATGTGACTGTAGAAGTAGAAGGGATTGGAGCGGTGACTTGCGATATTGCATACGGTGGAAACTTTTATGCCATCACAGATGCACGCAAGCTCCATCTCGAACTGACCCCAGCCCATGCATCCACCATTGTTGATACGGCCGTTGCGATTCGAAAAGCGTTGAATCAGGCGATGGAGATCGTTCATCCAGAGAAGCCGTTTATACGCGGATTGACCCATGTGGAATTCTATACGGCCCCTGACAATCCGGGAGCGGATGTGAAAAATACTGTCGTCGTACCGCCGGGTGGAATAGACCGATCGCCATGTGGAACAGGCACGTCCGCCAAGCTGGCGACCTTGTTTGCCAAAGGGGAGATCGGGATAGACGAACCGTTTGTACATGAGAGCATCGTCGGTTCTCTGTTTACAGGAAGAGTATTGCAGGTGACGAAGGAAGGCGGGCTGCCTGCTGTCATCACCCGAATTGCAGGCTCAGCCTGGCTGATGGGCAAGCATACGATTTTTTACAATCCGGAAGACGAGCTGGCTAATGGCTTTTTGCTCATCCCAGCCGCAACTGATCACTAA
- a CDS encoding NAD(P)/FAD-dependent oxidoreductase gives MTVQTHAQIAVIGGGIIGAAIAYYAAKAGLDVVVLEKGELASGTSSRCDGNILAIDKDPGFDSQMSLKSQMLVDQLSLELDHTFEYRAPGSILVCESEAEMEAAHEWVRRQKEAGLPFRMLDRADIRQESPYFADDLLGGLECATDSTVNPYMLTFALFEGAKKHGARIMRRTEVKSLRCDQATGTFHIGLGTGSMTAKQVVNAAGVWAPVIGKMIGVDIPIVPRKGHLIVASRQMPVGVRKVMEFGYLISKFGGVRQVDEETEKYGVALVFEPTESQNFLIGSSRQFAGFDTQIDLNVVRCMARRALRFYPKIADFAIIRTYCGLRPWTEDHLPIISRVEEVPGYFIAAGHEGDGISLAAVTGKLVSEMLVDQTDTIIPTEPLRLDRFTKKGVLHP, from the coding sequence ATGACAGTACAAACCCATGCGCAGATTGCAGTAATCGGCGGTGGTATCATCGGCGCGGCGATTGCATATTACGCTGCGAAGGCTGGATTGGATGTCGTTGTCCTGGAAAAAGGCGAGCTGGCATCAGGGACGTCCTCACGCTGTGACGGGAATATTTTGGCGATCGACAAGGACCCCGGCTTTGACAGTCAGATGTCCCTGAAAAGCCAGATGCTCGTTGATCAGCTAAGCCTGGAGCTGGACCATACGTTTGAATATCGGGCACCGGGGAGTATTCTCGTCTGCGAATCAGAGGCTGAGATGGAAGCCGCTCATGAATGGGTGCGACGGCAAAAAGAAGCAGGCTTGCCGTTTCGGATGCTGGATAGGGCGGATATTCGGCAGGAGTCGCCTTACTTTGCCGACGACTTACTGGGAGGCTTGGAGTGCGCCACCGATTCTACCGTCAATCCGTACATGCTGACCTTTGCCCTGTTTGAAGGAGCGAAAAAGCATGGAGCGAGGATCATGCGCCGTACTGAGGTCAAGTCGCTCAGATGCGATCAGGCGACGGGAACGTTTCACATCGGGCTTGGTACAGGCAGCATGACAGCCAAGCAGGTCGTCAATGCCGCGGGGGTGTGGGCGCCAGTCATTGGCAAAATGATCGGGGTGGATATTCCGATCGTTCCGCGCAAAGGGCATTTGATCGTCGCCTCGAGACAGATGCCTGTCGGTGTGCGAAAGGTGATGGAATTCGGCTATCTCATCTCGAAGTTTGGCGGCGTGCGACAAGTAGACGAGGAGACAGAGAAGTACGGAGTCGCGCTCGTATTTGAACCGACAGAAAGCCAAAACTTCTTGATTGGCTCCAGTCGTCAGTTCGCAGGCTTTGATACACAGATTGACCTGAATGTCGTCAGGTGCATGGCGAGAAGAGCACTGCGCTTTTATCCGAAGATCGCCGACTTCGCCATCATCCGCACCTATTGTGGTTTGCGCCCGTGGACTGAGGATCACTTGCCGATTATTTCTCGCGTAGAGGAAGTACCCGGTTACTTTATCGCGGCTGGTCATGAAGGAGATGGAATCAGTCTGGCTGCCGTCACAGGCAAGCTGGTGTCCGAGATGCTAGTCGATCAGACAGACACCATCATTCCGACAGAGCCGTTGCGCTTGGATCGTTTTACGAAAAAAGGAGTGTTGCATCCATGA
- a CDS encoding M24 family metallopeptidase has product MEKVTRLREQFDSMGIDGMLITNGQNRRYLTNFTGTYGVVLISRNQAKLFTDFRYTAQAQAQATGFEIVYLPTKESVYSEIARQAATMGINHLGFEEENVSFALHRKYSEAVQTAFIPTSGVIEGLRMIKTKEELAIIRTAAQIADAAFSHIISFLRPGITELAVSNELEMFMRKEGASGSAFDIIIASGYRSALPHGVASEKTIEAGDMVTMDFGALYQGYRSDITRTVAVGTPDEQLKAIYEIVLEARNRAVAGIRPGITGKEADAFARDYITEHGYGERFGHGMGHGVGLDIHEEPFMSTRCTAVLQEGMILTVEPGIYIPELGGVRIEDDLVVTESGNEMLTHSPRELIIL; this is encoded by the coding sequence ATGGAAAAAGTAACAAGACTGCGTGAGCAATTCGATTCAATGGGGATTGACGGGATGTTGATTACCAATGGACAAAACCGCCGATACCTCACAAACTTTACAGGTACATACGGAGTTGTCCTCATTTCCAGGAACCAGGCCAAGCTCTTCACAGATTTCCGTTACACTGCCCAAGCGCAAGCACAAGCAACGGGGTTTGAGATTGTTTATTTGCCGACAAAAGAATCCGTTTACAGCGAAATAGCGCGTCAGGCGGCAACGATGGGAATTAATCATCTCGGCTTTGAGGAGGAGAATGTCTCGTTTGCCTTACATCGTAAATACAGCGAGGCCGTCCAAACAGCATTCATTCCGACATCAGGTGTCATTGAGGGATTGCGGATGATAAAGACAAAGGAAGAACTGGCGATCATCCGAACGGCTGCGCAAATCGCTGATGCGGCATTTTCCCATATAATTTCATTCCTGCGTCCTGGTATTACAGAGCTCGCGGTGTCTAATGAATTGGAAATGTTCATGCGAAAGGAAGGGGCGTCGGGCTCTGCTTTTGACATCATTATTGCTTCTGGCTATCGTTCCGCACTTCCTCATGGCGTAGCGAGTGAAAAAACGATTGAAGCGGGCGATATGGTCACGATGGACTTTGGTGCATTGTACCAAGGATATCGCTCAGATATTACCCGTACGGTTGCGGTTGGCACTCCTGATGAACAGCTCAAAGCCATCTACGAGATCGTTTTGGAAGCACGCAATCGGGCTGTTGCAGGCATTCGTCCTGGTATTACCGGGAAAGAGGCAGACGCCTTCGCACGGGACTACATCACGGAGCACGGTTATGGCGAGCGTTTTGGACATGGAATGGGGCATGGAGTGGGCCTCGATATTCATGAGGAGCCATTTATGTCCACACGTTGCACCGCTGTTCTCCAAGAAGGCATGATTTTGACCGTAGAGCCGGGGATTTATATCCCAGAGCTTGGTGGAGTCCGTATCGAAGACGATCTGGTTGTCACAGAGAGCGGCAATGAGATGCTTACACATTCACCGCGCGAATTGATCATTTTATAA
- a CDS encoding (2Fe-2S)-binding protein: MESHPLIICRCEEVTLAELVETAQTYQCTARELKLRTRAGMGCCGGRTCRTLIDQVIQQVTGQVPSHTVPLGYQPPIRPVSFQTLGGQRA, from the coding sequence ATGGAATCGCATCCATTGATTATCTGCCGTTGTGAAGAAGTAACTCTCGCTGAATTGGTAGAGACCGCTCAAACCTACCAATGTACCGCACGCGAGCTGAAGCTACGGACCAGAGCCGGCATGGGCTGCTGCGGTGGGAGAACCTGCCGTACATTGATCGATCAGGTCATTCAGCAAGTAACTGGCCAAGTGCCTTCTCATACTGTACCTCTTGGATACCAACCGCCTATCCGTCCTGTCTCATTTCAAACGCTTGGGGGGCAACGGGCATGA
- a CDS encoding ABC transporter substrate-binding protein has product MKKWGSETVDLPVIGNGATDGKDMQNAIEMAVKKINDSGGVIGKKLRIEVIDAGCDPQMATTATNSAKLPAQGYDTLFLINGLTPDQAQTAADYMAANQAEKVVLIHDNSAYAKDLADFAKPSVEKSGGAVIAYGAINYGIDPYFV; this is encoded by the coding sequence ATGAAAAAATGGGGAAGTGAGACAGTAGATTTACCAGTAATTGGTAACGGAGCAACGGATGGAAAAGACATGCAAAACGCTATTGAAATGGCTGTCAAAAAAATAAATGACAGCGGTGGAGTGATTGGGAAAAAATTGAGGATTGAAGTGATTGATGCTGGCTGTGATCCACAAATGGCGACGACAGCAACCAACTCAGCCAAATTACCCGCCCAAGGCTATGACACCCTCTTTTTGATCAATGGCCTAACCCCAGATCAAGCACAAACCGCAGCAGATTACATGGCAGCGAACCAAGCGGAAAAAGTCGTGCTCATCCATGACAATTCTGCCTACGCCAAAGACTTGGCTGATTTTGCCAAACCTTCCGTTGAAAAATCCGGCGGTGCCGTCATTGCGTATGGAGCAATCAACTATGGAATTGATCCGTATTTTGTCTGA
- a CDS encoding sigma-54 interaction domain-containing protein, which produces MRILNDQELLPPQLNETVPVFTQRQTSWYVADSSHFTTNLTIDCTHAPWEPAAVTTRDSTLADAIRLLATHNYLLIEKQPGIPVGYLHRGAVIQAIFSSYEILEAYFETMIKTMDASISVIDEKARVMVWTEGAERIFSLKAKETIGHPITEFFPLEMLETLKSLQSGQSLYRHQHQPREDLVVLINTNPIYLHDKIIGAVAAETDITSQVRLNQELLNANKKVNHLQQEMAKLSPTPDPFAQIKGTSLPIRHIKSMIQKLSATQATVLITGESGVGKELFAKAVHDVREGSNAPFIAINCGAISPTLFESELFGYEKGAFSGADHKGKKGMIELARGGTLFLDEIGEMPLDMQVKLLRVLQEKKYYSVGGTKQIEADFRVLAATNKNLEELVKEGKFRQDLFYRLNVVTLKIPPLRERIEDTIELAHFFLYELSLRYNRPIHAISQNVMQNLLQYDWPGNIRELRNAIERLVVFATDGIIKEEDLPYSMQGQTKQVPIELPPDLFSLQEEIEAHERRVILRAIELENGNKQAAAKRLGISRATLYNKLGK; this is translated from the coding sequence ATGCGGATTCTCAACGATCAAGAGCTTCTCCCTCCTCAATTGAACGAAACCGTTCCTGTATTTACCCAGCGTCAAACCAGCTGGTATGTCGCCGATTCCTCTCATTTCACTACCAATTTGACGATCGATTGCACACATGCCCCTTGGGAACCAGCTGCTGTGACGACACGGGATTCAACATTGGCCGATGCCATCCGTCTGCTAGCTACTCACAACTATCTCCTAATCGAAAAACAACCTGGAATCCCTGTCGGCTACCTTCATCGAGGTGCCGTCATACAAGCCATTTTTTCCTCGTATGAGATTTTGGAAGCGTATTTCGAGACGATGATTAAGACCATGGATGCATCCATATCCGTCATCGATGAAAAAGCGCGTGTGATGGTTTGGACAGAAGGCGCTGAACGAATCTTTTCCTTGAAAGCAAAAGAAACGATTGGTCACCCGATCACCGAATTTTTCCCACTCGAAATGCTCGAAACACTCAAATCTCTGCAAAGCGGACAATCTCTCTACCGCCATCAGCATCAGCCTCGGGAGGATCTCGTCGTTCTCATCAATACGAATCCGATCTATTTGCATGACAAAATCATCGGTGCTGTTGCGGCGGAAACCGATATCACGAGCCAAGTCCGACTGAACCAGGAGCTGTTAAACGCCAATAAAAAAGTGAATCATTTGCAGCAGGAAATGGCAAAGCTCAGTCCGACGCCCGATCCATTTGCACAGATCAAGGGAACGAGTCTCCCCATTCGCCATATCAAGTCCATGATCCAAAAGCTCAGCGCTACGCAAGCAACCGTCTTGATCACAGGGGAAAGCGGCGTCGGCAAGGAGCTTTTCGCCAAAGCCGTGCATGATGTGCGGGAAGGCTCCAATGCGCCCTTTATCGCCATCAACTGCGGTGCGATTTCGCCTACTTTGTTTGAAAGCGAGCTGTTTGGTTACGAAAAAGGTGCCTTTTCTGGCGCGGATCATAAAGGGAAAAAAGGAATGATTGAACTGGCTCGCGGAGGAACGCTGTTTCTCGACGAAATAGGAGAAATGCCGCTCGATATGCAAGTGAAGCTGCTTCGCGTGCTTCAGGAGAAAAAGTATTATTCGGTCGGAGGGACCAAGCAGATTGAGGCGGACTTCCGCGTGCTTGCTGCCACGAATAAAAATCTGGAGGAGTTAGTGAAGGAAGGGAAGTTTCGCCAAGACCTGTTCTATCGGCTCAATGTCGTGACGCTGAAAATTCCTCCGCTACGAGAACGCATTGAAGATACGATTGAGCTCGCCCACTTTTTTCTCTATGAATTGTCTTTACGTTACAACCGTCCCATTCATGCCATCTCGCAAAATGTGATGCAAAACCTGCTTCAATACGACTGGCCAGGCAACATTCGCGAGCTACGAAATGCCATTGAACGATTGGTGGTATTCGCGACAGACGGTATTATCAAAGAAGAGGATTTGCCTTATTCCATGCAAGGTCAGACGAAACAGGTACCGATTGAGCTTCCGCCTGATCTGTTTTCTTTGCAAGAGGAAATCGAAGCGCATGAGCGCCGTGTCATTTTGCGAGCCATCGAGCTGGAAAACGGCAACAAGCAAGCGGCTGCGAAAAGACTTGGCATATCGCGGGCCACGCTCTATAACAAATTGGGGAAGTAA
- a CDS encoding (2Fe-2S)-binding protein: protein MNQRIDHHPVLGSLGDRKQLPFYYNGSVYTAYEGETIAGALLAAGVRTLRVHEEKGTPRGIYCNIGHCYECRVHVDGVPTVRACMTLVQEGMQVNAGSLLPTPLKKGGHGA from the coding sequence ATGAATCAACGAATTGATCACCATCCGGTCCTCGGTTCACTCGGGGACAGAAAGCAGCTTCCTTTTTATTATAACGGCTCTGTCTATACGGCTTACGAAGGCGAAACGATTGCGGGAGCCCTATTGGCCGCAGGGGTCCGTACGCTTCGGGTGCACGAGGAAAAAGGAACACCGCGAGGCATTTACTGCAATATCGGTCACTGCTATGAATGTCGCGTCCATGTAGATGGTGTCCCTACCGTGCGTGCTTGTATGACGCTTGTGCAGGAAGGCATGCAAGTAAATGCGGGTTCTCTCCTTCCTACGCCGTTGAAAAAAGGAGGGCATGGTGCATGA
- a CDS encoding NAD(P)/FAD-dependent oxidoreductase, which yields MIDLLIIGAGPAGLSAAIASARQGLAVRVVDEFYRPGGRLLGQLHEEPDGVWWNGLDEAARLTQEAIGLGVEIRCGVSVFHLTQSQNGWIVSTTVGEMVAPLLLIATGASEAAVPVPGWTLPGVMSIGAAQVMTNVQRVRVGQRGVVIGINILSVAISRELQLAGITVDRMILPPSTAVSGTAGQPQAVMQSLLRVAHLAPSLMIRLGSKLMGSPWMQKLAVSLYPSNGFSMWDIPIQLRTAAVEIVGTFQVEGVRIARVAADGSLIAGTEQIIPADFVCIAGGLSPLAELAAIAGCPFAYVPSLGGHVPLHNESMRTPLPGLYVAGNITGIESAKVAMAQGTVAGLSIAKAQGKLTNEQPLSDAIQQVKIVRQNATIQFHPDIVAGRALVGQMTAEWIAH from the coding sequence ATGATCGACCTTCTGATCATCGGGGCTGGACCCGCGGGCTTATCCGCAGCAATTGCTAGTGCAAGGCAGGGATTGGCTGTTCGTGTAGTCGATGAGTTTTATCGCCCTGGTGGCCGCTTGCTTGGACAGCTTCACGAAGAACCGGACGGTGTGTGGTGGAATGGACTGGATGAGGCTGCTCGTCTCACGCAAGAAGCGATTGGGCTTGGCGTAGAGATCCGTTGCGGCGTTTCCGTGTTCCATTTGACCCAATCTCAAAATGGCTGGATTGTTTCTACCACAGTGGGGGAAATGGTAGCCCCGTTGCTCCTGATCGCAACGGGGGCTTCTGAGGCAGCCGTACCCGTGCCAGGGTGGACGTTACCTGGCGTGATGTCCATCGGAGCGGCTCAGGTCATGACGAATGTGCAGCGCGTGCGAGTAGGACAGCGCGGAGTTGTCATTGGAATCAATATCTTATCGGTGGCGATATCCCGGGAATTGCAGTTGGCTGGAATTACGGTAGATCGAATGATTCTCCCACCCAGTACGGCTGTCAGTGGCACTGCAGGGCAACCACAAGCCGTGATGCAATCCTTATTGCGCGTCGCCCATCTTGCCCCTTCTTTGATGATTCGGCTGGGGAGCAAACTGATGGGAAGTCCATGGATGCAAAAACTGGCAGTGTCCCTCTACCCCTCCAACGGGTTTTCTATGTGGGACATCCCGATTCAACTGCGAACAGCAGCAGTGGAAATCGTCGGAACCTTTCAAGTCGAGGGTGTCCGTATCGCCCGAGTTGCAGCCGATGGTTCACTCATAGCTGGAACCGAACAAATCATTCCAGCTGATTTCGTCTGTATCGCAGGCGGATTAAGTCCTCTCGCCGAATTAGCAGCGATTGCCGGGTGCCCTTTTGCCTACGTTCCCTCCTTGGGCGGGCATGTCCCCTTGCACAATGAAAGCATGCGAACACCACTCCCCGGACTCTATGTTGCCGGCAATATCACGGGAATTGAAAGTGCCAAAGTGGCAATGGCTCAAGGCACGGTCGCGGGACTTTCTATCGCAAAAGCTCAGGGAAAGCTGACGAATGAACAACCATTATCGGATGCCATTCAACAGGTGAAAATCGTCCGCCAAAACGCAACGATTCAGTTCCATCCAGACATTGTTGCTGGACGTGCACTGGTAGGGCAAATGACAGCAGAATGGATCGCACACTAA
- a CDS encoding peptide ABC transporter substrate-binding protein yields MKKSVFAVMSSVAVMGLALAGCGGGQSAEQAVQSGQSSTQPVPATTAKEPEKAQVLRWNLHSEPPTGDPGLAEDTTSAAIVKAVFDGLTRIGPSGKPEEAVAEKIEVSSDMKTYTFKLRDSNWSNGEPVTAHDFEYAWKRALDPKTASNYAYQLYYIKNAEKANKGTGSLNYVGVKALDDKTLQVELTNPTPFFLELTAFQTYFPVNKKVIETGEKWAGDAKTHVGNGPFKMESWEHKSKMILVKNDNYWDKERVKLDKIEFSMVEDENTELSMFENGEIDWAGSPLSSLPTDAMPALKDSGKLQVKPVGATYWYKFNTEKPPFNNVKIRKAFAYAINRQILIDNVLQANQQPAMAAVPPTMGLNTGGYFKDNDQETAKKLLVEGMKELGISKLPPIKLSYNTSEGHKKIAEAIQDQWRQNLGADVKLENQEWKVYLETMHEGNYQVGRLGWSGDFNDPINFLELFKEKDGGNNDTRWENPRFKELLNQSATESDPEKRKAILREAEQIMMDEMPIMPIYFYTHTWVKNDKVKGIFQDGLGAIDWKWTSIE; encoded by the coding sequence ATGAAAAAAAGTGTGTTCGCGGTAATGAGTAGCGTAGCAGTCATGGGATTAGCGTTGGCAGGATGTGGAGGAGGACAGTCAGCCGAGCAAGCAGTACAGAGTGGACAGTCGAGCACGCAGCCAGTACCTGCCACCACGGCTAAAGAACCAGAAAAAGCACAAGTCCTCCGCTGGAATCTTCACTCCGAACCACCTACAGGTGATCCTGGACTTGCGGAAGACACGACTTCTGCTGCCATCGTTAAAGCAGTTTTTGATGGACTGACACGCATCGGGCCTTCGGGCAAGCCAGAGGAAGCAGTAGCCGAGAAGATTGAAGTATCGAGTGATATGAAAACATACACCTTCAAGCTGAGAGACTCCAACTGGAGCAACGGAGAACCAGTAACAGCTCACGATTTCGAATACGCGTGGAAGCGAGCTCTCGATCCGAAGACAGCGTCGAATTACGCCTATCAGCTCTATTACATCAAGAATGCGGAGAAGGCCAACAAAGGGACTGGCAGCTTGAATTATGTCGGCGTAAAAGCATTGGACGACAAGACCCTCCAAGTAGAGTTGACGAATCCAACTCCGTTTTTTCTGGAGCTAACCGCCTTCCAAACTTATTTCCCGGTAAATAAAAAGGTAATCGAGACCGGTGAAAAATGGGCCGGAGATGCTAAAACACATGTAGGAAATGGTCCATTCAAAATGGAGTCATGGGAACACAAAAGCAAAATGATACTCGTGAAAAACGACAACTACTGGGACAAAGAGCGTGTCAAGCTGGACAAGATCGAGTTCTCGATGGTGGAGGATGAAAACACAGAGCTGTCCATGTTCGAAAACGGCGAGATTGATTGGGCAGGCAGTCCGTTAAGCTCGCTGCCAACAGATGCGATGCCAGCGCTTAAAGATAGCGGTAAGCTGCAAGTGAAGCCTGTCGGTGCTACCTACTGGTACAAGTTCAATACAGAGAAACCTCCTTTCAATAACGTGAAGATTCGGAAAGCCTTTGCCTACGCCATTAACCGTCAAATCTTGATCGACAACGTACTCCAAGCGAATCAGCAGCCAGCGATGGCAGCAGTTCCTCCGACAATGGGACTCAATACGGGTGGTTATTTCAAAGACAATGATCAAGAGACAGCCAAAAAGCTGTTAGTGGAAGGAATGAAAGAGCTGGGCATTTCTAAACTGCCGCCGATTAAGCTCAGCTACAACACGTCCGAAGGGCATAAAAAAATCGCAGAAGCGATTCAGGACCAATGGCGCCAAAACCTTGGAGCAGATGTGAAGCTGGAAAATCAGGAATGGAAGGTGTACCTCGAGACCATGCACGAGGGCAACTATCAGGTCGGGCGTCTCGGCTGGTCAGGTGACTTCAACGATCCGATCAACTTCCTGGAGCTGTTCAAGGAAAAGGACGGAGGAAACAATGACACGCGTTGGGAGAATCCGAGATTCAAAGAGCTGTTGAATCAATCTGCCACTGAGAGTGATCCGGAAAAACGTAAGGCGATTCTACGTGAAGCTGAACAAATCATGATGGATGAAATGCCGATTATGCCGATCTACTTCTATACACATACATGGGTGAAGAATGACAAGGTAAAAGGAATCTTCCAGGATGGTCTAGGGGCAATCGACTGGAAATGGACATCTATCGAATAA